The following nucleotide sequence is from Apium graveolens cultivar Ventura chromosome 4, ASM990537v1, whole genome shotgun sequence.
CTTTTGCATTGATGTTTGTTTTCTAACCCAGCAAAACCTGACATTATGTGCACACTTAGACATTTTCTAATCCAACAAAACAACCAACCCATTCTCAAAAACACTTGTTTTTGAGCTCCTATTATCTTTCTGACTCAAAAAAAAAACAAGAGACATGCCCTCACGGGTAAGTACTTTCCACACACATCACAATGCATTTTTTGGCTTCAAGAAAAAATGATTATAACATTGATTACTGCCATATAATTGAGTGAAATTATTACAACTACTAAATGATTAGAGGATACAGAGACACCTAATGGGACCAGACTTATGTTTGTGTACGGTACCTACCAGCAGCAGCAGAAGCAGTGAACTTCTTAAGGAAAAACAAATGCACATGGTTTTAAGATACTAATATCATCTGGCAAGTGACAGCCATTGTCTGCATTTTACAATTATTACTATAAATCCAAATATTCGCTACCCTAATTCCGCCTGTGAAATATATTTCAAGAGGGCGTTTGGATGGTCGATGAGAATGGGGATGAAGGAAAACATAGGAATGACAATGATATGAAATCGCAAAGTGCAGGGAGGCAAAGGAAACGAAATTCCATTCCAACAACCCAAATTACTAATCCAAACATGAACACATGTGATTGAGGTTCCGATTTTCATTATCCGGGCTCATTAACCACGGACCAACTACCACAAGATATGAATATATGATCAACCATCCACAGCACTATCCAGGATAAAAAATGTAAATGATGTGCGTTTCTTATTTGAAAGTGTAACTGTATGCATGTACACACATCACAACTTAATTACATGTATGCCAGAAGTTAGTTTAGGTTTCTTATTTGTAAGAATCATCAACCAGCAAGACATATAATATCTTAAAGTTGAAAGTCAACCAACAGAAACTTTTACATGGGAATAGTATTACAGAATCTTGAAAAAAATGGAAGATCATTACAATATAAACAAATAATTACAGAAAAATGATGAGCTAAGAAAGTGGAATTATTACTTACTACTAGTATAATTTATTGGTCTTTGCTGGAAAGCCAGAAACTATTAAAAGTCCAGTTAGGTCACCTAACAAAAGATTACATTTTCCAACATTGACTTCCCCTCAACTCTCAAGTAGCAACACCTTCTATACTACTACTATGAATTCTAATGATCTAATCACAAATATAGCACAAAATATAACCAGATAAGAAACAAAATTACTAACAAATTACAAACTATAATACATACAAAGTAACGAAACCGAAATCATGATCATCACCTCACTATAAGTCCTGCAGATGCCATCTATGGTCCGGTAAAAACACCCCAGAGTTTTCTCCGTCCAAGACTTTCCAAGAGCTTCTTTGCACCTTCAACATTCATATCCACAACTTTAGGCAAATACACGAGAGCACTCGACGCAATCATCTGTTTACGACATTTCTTTGAATGCACAAACAATGCTAATATAGAAACAGGATATTTCCTATCCAGATTCTGAAGTAAAGGATTCAAAAGCTGAACTGTACTAACAATtcccttctcttcctttttaaaAATTCTTCGATTTCCAGCATACCCCATGAGCATTGCCAATGCTTTAGCAGCAGCTTCTTTCTCCTCAACAGCCTTACCATCCAACATTCTCACCAAAGGACCAATACACCCACATTCCCCTAATTCCTTTCGAGTTTTCGTATCGTACCCCAACTCACAAACAGCATTAGCAGCTGCAACTCTCACTGCCAACACATTACAATTCAAAACCAACACAACCCTCCCTAACAACCCATCCGAAACAATCATCTCAGCAATCGGATGACACGAAACCAAACACCTCACAAACTCAACCGCAACCTCCAAACCCCTAACACTCGAAACACAATCCCAATAATTCATCACAAACTCAACCCCGCCTTCCTTCACAACAAAAAGCTTCAAACTTTCATCATCCAAACACAAATTACACAAACACCCAATCACATTCTCTTGAGCGCGAATCGTACCCGAACCTAAAACCCCTAACAACACCAAAACCCCATTCTCCTCCTCCCTAAAAATCTCCCTAATTTCAACAAACACAGTTAAATTCCTCAACACACTAGCAGCAACAGCTTGACAATTAGGGGTCCCACCTTGACAAACATCAAGAAGCGCAATTATCCCCCCTTTTGACGAAATTGCCCTTGCATTTTCCCTAGTCTGACTTAAAGACTCAAGGGCAATACAGGCCTTTTCTTTCGCGAAACCCGAACCCGATTCGATTATCCGAATTAAATCTTGAATTAAAGTCAACCCTTCTGCAATTAAAACATGTTTACACGAATCAAGAACtgaaaccctagaaatcaaaacGACAGCGTTTTCTTTTAATTGAGGTGATGAGTTTGAATCCAGTAAGCGCAGGACCACCGGAACAATCCCCTGCGCCACCGCAATTAAAACGTTTTTATCATCTTCTTGAAGTAACTCGTTCAATGACTCAGTCGCCGAGATTTTTGCAGGATCCGACCCGATTTGTAACCGGGTCAAAAAGTTTCTACAACTGACCCGAACTGACTCACGTTTAGAAACTGTTTTTGACCCAGTTTTTGAAACGGCGTCGTCTTGGAGAACGCCGCTTTTAATCAAAATGTCGATTTCGTCGACGTGGCGACTGAGTCGAGACGACAGCGAGTCGATGTCGTTTTGGGTTTTGAGTTTGCCGTTGGGGAGAGAGGGGGAGTGGGAGAGAGTGGAGAGAGAGAGGGTTTCGTAGAGAGTAGTGGAGAGAGAGATGAGGAGCTGGGAGGAGAGAGAGTTGGCGGGAAAGTCGGAGAGGTCGGAGAGATGGAGGTTGAGATCGGAGAGTTTGTCGGCGATGGAAGACCACTTGCCTTTGAAGGTTTGGGCGTTGGGGATTGAGGAGAGGAGAGAGTTGATGAGGTCGGAGAGATTGGGGAGCTCTTCTTGTTCCGAGACTTTCATGGCGAGAGAGAAatcagagagagagagggagagaaatcAGAGAGAGAGTAGAGAGACGGGGGGAGAGATTATGatagagagagagggggagagaaaTTATacagagagagggagagagattaTGAGACAGGTAGAGAATGCCGGGAAAGAGTTAATATATGAATGAATGAATATTTTAGTAATTGAATTAAATAAAAATACCGTTAATAATAACGGCAATCATATAGTTGACTAATAATAGAAGCCTGagatatttattttgttttattttattttatttatctaTATTTAATTTTCAATTGGTTAGGAAAAATTGATTTTTTAAATAGGTGTTTAATATTGTTATAGTCTCGGTTTTTCTTTATAATGCGTGTTTATTTTGTGATTGTCAAAAATATAAATTAAAGTATCTAATGATAATTCATTTTATTAATTAAACATGTTAGTACCAAATGTAAACATTCTTTATACGTTTTGCATATTTAACATGATTTAGTGCATGTACGAATTTTTTTTCTTCACGCTGTTGTTTTTTTAAAAATGGAAGGTTGAGAAAAACATAGCAAAAAATGTTTTTTTATTGATTAAAGAAACTGTATTCGTGATATTTGTAAATCTTTTGACCGGTCATAAATTTTGTAGCTTTTCTTAACTCACAATTTTAAGGTGTTGAGTATGTAACACTGTTGTTTGGTCAAATATTACAGTGTGTATAAATTGACTTAGCACGTTCGTAACAATAAATATACTACAACAAAGTTGTACGATTTCTTGAAGGCTTTGCTTGGCTTATTTATTTCCTAACATATGAGTATTATAGTCAAAATTTGGTAAATGGATCGAAAACAAATTAATATAGGACACGCTCGAGTATTAGGTCATCTGTAATATTAGGTCATCTGTAACAGTTATGATCCAAAAATTCAATTTTGGATCACCAACTGATCTAAATACTGATCCAAATTTATGACCAACTCCAACAGTGTGATCCAAATATTTGATCCAAATTactttttacatataataatatataaatatgatATTAAGCATTTTTATCTTAAATTCATCATTTAATcattattaaaaatttatataatatttcatatattaattaaatcaaaaaaaaataatacacataaaaatattaaaattgtgcacTTAATTCACGAAAAACACGTTTATTGCAATAATTAACTTACAAAATATCATTAATACTCACTAATTTTCCGAATTAGTACATTCTTCCCACAATTGCTCAACTAATGTATATCTAAGTGCAATATATGcctatttattttttatttttaaattttaatgaaattatattttctcattattttaagttttattttaaaaataattttttttaactattaattatattatgttattaattatataattaaataatcaaaaatcaatttaaaatctcataaactacaaataacaaaaccattattttatattaaaccAGGTGATCCAAATTTGAATTTGGATCAGTGAATAGTAGTGATCCACTCCAAATTTGAATCATCATTTGGATCACTGTTGAAATGAAATTTGAGATTATCTATCTCAAATTTGGATTTTCGGATCACCATTGTATTTGCCTTCAGCTCTAAGTATTAGGACGCTCCCTCGTTagttaaaacttaaaatgaatgataTAAACTGTTTGGAAGTGAGACTACAACATAACGAGAAGTGTGTATTACAGGGAGGGAGGGAGGTTCATAGATTAGAGAAATGCATAGTTTGGtttatttaaatagttgagcTTGTTCTTACTCAGAATAAGGCAAGCACGGAAGGTAATTGAGATTATTTTTACTAACATATTTGTTATAAGTTTGAAAAATTATCTCGTAGAATCGGTCAAGGATGGGGATATTTGTGAAAAACTTAAAAGTCAGgatatgcctgatgattgaaggcatCAGGTGTTCTCATTGGACATGTGGGGTTAACATTAGTGTATGTTTTGGAAACTATGTTCATGTATTCAACATGTATTCTCGTTGAATTACTTTGAAGTTATCTTGCATTTTACACCCAATGGTTTGGGATCACATGTTCTACTTtatggtgggttatcctcattccGGGGATAGAGACGGTTTTGGTATTCGGGGTAAACTGTGGTTATACATGCGTTCATAATTAAGGGAAATAGTTGGTAGCAGAGTGTTATCCTTACGTATAGAGATACACTATCCGTGAAATTCT
It contains:
- the LOC141717408 gene encoding uncharacterized protein LOC141717408, which encodes MKVSEQEELPNLSDLINSLLSSIPNAQTFKGKWSSIADKLSDLNLHLSDLSDFPANSLSSQLLISLSTTLYETLSLSTLSHSPSLPNGKLKTQNDIDSLSSRLSRHVDEIDILIKSGVLQDDAVSKTGSKTVSKRESVRVSCRNFLTRLQIGSDPAKISATESLNELLQEDDKNVLIAVAQGIVPVVLRLLDSNSSPQLKENAVVLISRVSVLDSCKHVLIAEGLTLIQDLIRIIESGSGFAKEKACIALESLSQTRENARAISSKGGIIALLDVCQGGTPNCQAVAASVLRNLTVFVEIREIFREEENGVLVLLGVLGSGTIRAQENVIGCLCNLCLDDESLKLFVVKEGGVEFVMNYWDCVSSVRGLEVAVEFVRCLVSCHPIAEMIVSDGLLGRVVLVLNCNVLAVRVAAANAVCELGYDTKTRKELGECGCIGPLVRMLDGKAVEEKEAAAKALAMLMGYAGNRRIFKKEEKGIVSTVQLLNPLLQNLDRKYPVSILALFVHSKKCRKQMIASSALVYLPKVVDMNVEGAKKLLESLGRRKLWGVFTGP